A window of Coregonus clupeaformis isolate EN_2021a chromosome 28, ASM2061545v1, whole genome shotgun sequence contains these coding sequences:
- the LOC121561426 gene encoding fish-egg lectin-like, which yields MRATAAVLLVLCLLTISHAWDCQEVLNINNLMQIDAGLGQVVATDTSQIPYYLVADKWIRLPGSLKHITVGPAGIWGVNKEDSIYKYVAGNWVQAAGLLKQVDAGGNQFIVGANMDDTPFCLTSSATVGYKGPGSPIPWTGLPGAVKYYSCGPFGCWAVNKNDDIFLMILNQDCQNKGWNLIGGKLSMIEVATDGSVFGVNSLGDVYTRDGITASKPEGTGWTNIPMCMHMGHVTYDLGRLWVISKTGVTMVCTR from the exons ATGAGAGCCACTGCAGCCGTCCTACTGGTCCTCTGTCTCCTGACCATCAGTCATG CATGGGACTGTCAGGAGGTACTAAACATCAATAATCTGATGCAGATCGACGCAGGACTGGGACAAGTGGTTGCAACGGACACAAGTCAAATCCCCTACTACCTGGTAGCTGATAAATGGATCCGCCTGCCTGGTTCCCTGAAGCATATCACTGTGGGACCAGCAGGGATCTGGGGTGTCAACAAGGAAGACTCAATCTACAAGTATGTGGCCGGTAACTGGGTGCAAGCTGCAG GCCTTCTGAAGCAGGTGGATGCTGGGGGTAACCAGTTTATTGTGGGGGCCAACATGGACGATACTCCATTCTGTCTGACAAGTAGTGCCACAGTTGGCTACAAGGGTCCAGGTTCACCCATTCCATGGACAGGATTGCCAGGAGCTGTGAAGTACTACAGTTGTGGACCCTTTGGGTGCTGGGCAGTCAACAAGAATGATGATATCTTCTTAATGATT CTGAATCAAGACTGCCAAAACAAGGGGTGGAATCTCATTGGCGGCAAGCTTTCCATGATTGAGGTGGCAACTGATGGTAGTGTCTTTGGGGTCAACTCTTTGGGTGATGTTTATACCAG AGACGGCATCACGGCCAGTAAACCAGAGGGCACTGGATGGACCAATATCCCAATGTGCATGCACATGGGCCACGTGACCTACGACCTGGGCCGTCTTTGGGTCATCTCCAAGACTGGCGTCACCATGGTGTGCACACGTTAG